The following are from one region of the Amycolatopsis sp. QT-25 genome:
- a CDS encoding roadblock/LC7 domain-containing protein produces the protein MTTGVSVEARNFNWLVTRFAQNTASAMGAIAVSADGLLIAMSSELERANADRLAAICSAMLGLAHGVSESHPLGSPDKIIIELEQGYLLVCTISIGCSLGVLATKQASLGTIAYEMAMFANRATEVLTPALIEELKKSVGS, from the coding sequence ATGACGACCGGAGTCAGCGTCGAAGCCCGGAACTTCAACTGGTTGGTGACGCGCTTCGCCCAGAACACGGCGAGCGCGATGGGCGCGATCGCCGTCTCGGCCGACGGCCTGCTGATCGCGATGTCGTCCGAGCTGGAACGGGCCAACGCCGACCGGCTGGCCGCGATCTGCTCGGCGATGCTCGGCCTGGCGCACGGTGTCTCCGAGAGCCACCCGCTCGGTTCGCCCGACAAGATCATCATCGAGCTGGAGCAGGGCTATCTGCTGGTCTGCACGATCAGCATCGGCTGTTCGCTCGGCGTGCTCGCCACCAAGCAGGCCAGCCTCGGCACGATCGCCTACGAGATGGCGATGTTCGCCAACCGGGCCACCGAGGTGCTCACCCCCGCGCTGATCGAAGAACTCAAGAAGAGCGTCGGCAGCTGA
- a CDS encoding DUF742 domain-containing protein: MSDDQVPQPRGAEQGISPLRPYLLTAGRAQPVDGTLEIEAQVLTSRLGAASHLRLTFERREIVSLCRDTKSVAEVAAMLGLHIGVARVLVADLAALGYVVLRRPAGAFTQDLGMIERVIRGLESIR, from the coding sequence ATGAGCGACGACCAGGTACCTCAGCCGCGAGGCGCCGAACAGGGCATCTCGCCGCTACGCCCGTATCTGCTCACCGCCGGCCGTGCGCAGCCGGTGGACGGCACGCTCGAAATCGAGGCTCAGGTGCTCACGAGCAGGCTCGGCGCGGCTTCGCACCTGAGGCTGACCTTCGAACGACGGGAGATCGTTTCCCTTTGCCGGGACACGAAATCCGTCGCCGAAGTGGCGGCGATGCTCGGCCTGCACATCGGCGTGGCCCGTGTCCTCGTGGCGGATCTCGCCGCGCTCGGCTACGTCGTGCTCCGTCGCCCTGCCGGAGCCTTCACCCAGGACCTCGGCATGATCGAAAGGGTCATTCGTGGACTCGAATCAATTCGCTGA